The following are from one region of the Pocillopora verrucosa isolate sample1 chromosome 3, ASM3666991v2, whole genome shotgun sequence genome:
- the LOC131797974 gene encoding UPF0561 protein C2orf68 homolog isoform X2 translates to MEEDDCEKMSTKGRETPRLNMEHGFMQSIIKNQVDRDEYDKEQKLLKLQNKPGGPSRRERPKRAAMQVYVPPHLRQKGTQKEKEQGTASKPTSTSPSASKTEDWEAEEKPASEVTIQMKLEFVRQDGKVSKLDICEGEDLKKVVSSFGRANGLDARLRDALYHRISTALKERAV, encoded by the exons ATGGAGGAAGACGACTGTGAAAAGATGTCCACTAAAGGGCGGGAAACTCCAAGGCTAAACATGGAACATGGATTTATGCAATCCATAATAAAGAATCAAGTCGACAGAGATGAGTACGACAAAGAACAGAAGCTTTTAAAGTTGCAAAACAAGCCAGGCGGGCCATCTCGGAGAGAAAGGCCGAAAAGAGCGGCAATGCAAGTTTACGTTCCTCCACATTTGAGACAGAAAGGAACAcagaaagagaaagaacaagGAACCGCTAGTAAGCCCACATCAACCTCTCCTAGTG CTTCAAAAACAGAAGACTGGGAAGCAGAGGAAAAACCTGCCTCTGAAGTCACAATCCAGATGAAGCTTGAATTTGTTAGACAGGATGGGAAAGTAAGCAAATTGGACATCTGTGAG GGAGAAGATCTTAAGAAGGTGGTGAGCAGTTTTGGCCGTGCCAATGGCCTAGATGCTCGACTAAGAGATGCTCTGTATCATCGCATTTCCACAGCTTTAAAGGAGAGAGCAGTGTAA
- the LOC131797974 gene encoding UPF0561 protein C2orf68 homolog isoform X1, producing the protein MEEDDCEKMSTKGRETPRLNMEHGFMQSIIKNQVDRDEYDKEQKLLKLQNKPGGPSRRERPKRAAMQVYVPPHLRQKGTQKEKEQGTASKPTSTSPSAASKTEDWEAEEKPASEVTIQMKLEFVRQDGKVSKLDICEGEDLKKVVSSFGRANGLDARLRDALYHRISTALKERAV; encoded by the exons ATGGAGGAAGACGACTGTGAAAAGATGTCCACTAAAGGGCGGGAAACTCCAAGGCTAAACATGGAACATGGATTTATGCAATCCATAATAAAGAATCAAGTCGACAGAGATGAGTACGACAAAGAACAGAAGCTTTTAAAGTTGCAAAACAAGCCAGGCGGGCCATCTCGGAGAGAAAGGCCGAAAAGAGCGGCAATGCAAGTTTACGTTCCTCCACATTTGAGACAGAAAGGAACAcagaaagagaaagaacaagGAACCGCTAGTAAGCCCACATCAACCTCTCCTAGTG CAGCTTCAAAAACAGAAGACTGGGAAGCAGAGGAAAAACCTGCCTCTGAAGTCACAATCCAGATGAAGCTTGAATTTGTTAGACAGGATGGGAAAGTAAGCAAATTGGACATCTGTGAG GGAGAAGATCTTAAGAAGGTGGTGAGCAGTTTTGGCCGTGCCAATGGCCTAGATGCTCGACTAAGAGATGCTCTGTATCATCGCATTTCCACAGCTTTAAAGGAGAGAGCAGTGTAA
- the LOC131797963 gene encoding piwi-like protein 1 — MAGRGGRGAALLQALEQPARPPGQGQNGRNGQTQHPQHSSHQGPPQPGPSQYGQRQPYPPQYQQQQPPYQQPPYQQQGGYQPRQQHYRQQHPYQQQGYHQQPPYQQQPYQQQQSSYRQERPPYRHQQPYQQQHMYPQQQQQPSFQQGPHYHQQPRYPSNAQQMPQENQSQMPQQYQQASGHGQMYGRGGPVYGGPAPPYGQQPASTLSHQQTVSYGRGAQMAASYGRGAPAPSVPASYGRGGVTGETLQSQPFPTSVPAQPSAPSERHPSPPHQPKGPQAPVEQMAGLKVSDNIIKTQTGEKGTAGKQMSLCANFIPIRFIEQKIYQYHVSYSPDIDSRKARHGLLKSHKEVLGPASAFDGATLFLPKQLENPTVLESERRTDGEKVTLTVTLTRVVPPDDCLQLLNIIFRRVMARLDLTQVGRYYYDPHRPASIPQHKIELWPGYITSIQCYEGGMMLLCDVSHRLLRTETCYDFMHQLYLKRKDRFQEECKKQLVGNIVLTRYNNKTYRIDDIAFDQNPTSTFTFHTGEQMSYVDYYSKVYGINLQDLEQPLLIHRPKDKEQQKGMKLGLVCLIPELCNITGLTDAVRQDFRVMKDIAAHTRVGPMQRQQAMTKFIENINSCPEALQELTSWGVQLDHTMLQTEGRLLPLEKIVLGSTSFISSPQADWGQQAVKEQVITPVPLHNWLVLYVNRDKSKAVEFVGMMNKVTPAMGIEVHQPNMLELRDDRTETYLRMIREYLNPQTQVVVIIFPTSRDDRYSAVKKLCCVESPVPSQVINAKTISQQNKLRSVTQKIALQINCKLGGELWALDIPLKSLMVIGIDVYHDASRGGRSVCGFVASMNKSLTRWNSRVCFQSPGQELIDGLKMCFVSSLKKYHEINHALPDRIVVYRDGVGDGQLKTVAGYEVQQLSECFVHFGGNYHPKMAVVIVSKRINARIFAAQGGGPRPKLDNPGPGTILDHTITRRDWYDFYLVSQHVRQGTVTPTRYIIVHDKSELKPDYMQRLSYKLTHLYYNWPGTVRVPAPCQYAHKLAYLVGQNIHNEPSHDLSDRLFFL, encoded by the exons ATGGCTGGCCGTGGAGGACGAGGCGCTGCGCTATTACAG GCATTAGAACAACCAGCCAGACCTCCAGGCCAAGGACAAAATGGACGG AATGGCCAGACACAGCATCCTCAGCATTCCTCTCATCAAGGGCCTCCCCAGCCAGGTCCTTCACAGTATGGCCAGCGACAACCATACCCTCCCCAGTATCAACAGCAACAACCCCCTTATCAACAACCTCCTTATCAACAACAAGGTGGCTACCAACCAAGACAACAACATTACAGACAGCAACATCCTTATCAACAACAAGGCTACCATCAGCAGCCACCATACCAACAACAGCCttaccaacaacaacaatcatCTTATCGGCAGGAACGGCCTCCTTACAGGCACCAGCAGCCCTATCAACAACAACACATGTatccacaacaacaacaacagcctTCCTTTCAGCAAGGACCACATTATCATCAGCAACCACGTTACCCATCAAATGCCCAGCAAATGCCACAAGAAAACCAGTCACAAATGCCTCAACAATATCAACAGGCCTCAG GGCATGGTCAGATGTATGGACGTGGAGGACCAGTGTATGGAGGTCCAGCACCCCCTTATGGCCAGCAGCCTGCTTCAACCTTATCTCATCAGCAAACAGTATCATATGGAAGAG GTGCCCAGATGGCTGCATCATATGGTAGAGGTGCCCCAGCACCATCTGTTCCTGCTTCATATGGGAGAGGTGGTGTAACAGGGGAGACCCTTCAGTCCCAACCCTTTCCAACCTCTGTTCCTGCACAACCATCAGCTCCATCAGAGAGACACCCCTCTCCTCCCCATCAGCCTAAAGGCCCTCAG GCACCAGTGGAGCAGATGGCAGGACTTAAAGTATCAGATAATATCATTAAGAC TCAAACAGGTGAAAAAGGAACCGCTGGGAAACA GATGTCACTTTGTGCTAACTTCATACCTATTAGATTTATTGAACAAAAGATATATCAGTACCATGTCAGTTACAG CCCAGACATTGACAGCAGGAAAGCAAGACATGGTCTTCTAAAGAGCCATAAGGAAGTTTTAGGACCAGCCAGTGCTTTTGATGGAGCTACTTTGTTCCTTCCAAAACAGTTGGAAAATCCA ACTGTCTTAGAGTCTGAGAGAAGAACAGATGGAGAAAAAGTTACCCTCACAGTTACCCTTACAAGAGTCGTTCCACCTGATGACTGTTTACAGTTGCTAAACATAATATTTAGAAg AGTTATGGCACGTCTTGATCTTACACAAGTTGGGCGATACTACTATGATCCCCATAGACCTGCCAGTATTCCTCAGCATAAGATTGAACTGTGGCCTGGTTACATCACTTCGATTCAGTGTTATGAAG GTGGAATGATGCTGTTATGTGATGTATCGCACAGGCTTCTTAGAACAGAAACCTGTTATGATTTTAT GCATCAATTGTATTTAAAGCGAAAAGACCGCTTTCAAGAAGAATGCAAGAAACAGCTTGTAGGAAATATTGTATTGACGAG GTACAACAACAAGACATATAGAATTGATGATATAGCTTTTGATCAGAACCCAACAAGTACCTTTACATTCCATACTGGAGAGCAGATGTCGTATGTGGACTATTACAG TAAAGTCTATGGCATAAATTTGCAAGATCTGGAGCAGCCCCTACTTATTCACCGACCTAAAgacaaagaacaacagaaa GGTATGAAACTTGGATTGGTTTGTCTGATACCAGAACTGTGTAATATCACTGGGCTTACAGATGCTGTGAGACAGGACTTCAGAGTAATGAAG GACATTGCAGCACACACTAGAGTTGGTCCTATGCAGAGGCAACAAGCAATGACGAAGTTCATTGAGAATATCAACTCTTGTCCTGAG GCCCTTCAAGAACTTACATCTTGGGGAGTGCAGCTTGATCATACCATGCTTCAA ACTGAAGGTCGTCTGCTTCCATTGGAGAAGATAGTCCTTGGAAGCACATCATTTATTTCCAGCCCTCAGGCTGACTGGGGCCAGCAAGCTGTCAAGGAACAAGTTATTACTCCTGTTCCTCTGCATAACTGGTTGGTGTTGTATGTCAACAGAGACAAGAGTAAAGCTGTGGAGTTTGTTGGCATGATGAACAAGGTGACTCCAGCAATGGGTATTGAG GTGCATCAACCTAATATGCTTGAGCTGAGAGATGATAGGACTGAGACTTACCTACGCATGATCCGAGAATATCTCAACCCACAAACTCAGGTGGTTGTAATCATCTTTCCCACCTCAAGAGATGACCGTTACTCTGCAGTGAAAAAGTTGTGCTGTGTAGAAAGTCCTGTTCCTTCTCAG GTTATCAATGCCAAGACAATTTCACAGCAGAACAAACTACGGAGCGTCACGCAAAAGATCGCCCTGCAGATAAACTGCAAACTGGGTGGAGAACTATGGGCACTAGACATTCCACTG AAAAGCCTTATGGTGATTGGTATTGATGTTTATCATGATGCCTCCCGCGGCGGCCGATCAGTCTGTGGATTTGTAGCAAGCATGAATAAGAGTCTAACTCGGTGGAATTCAAGAGTGTGTTTCCAGTCACCTGGTCAGGAACTCATTGATGGGCTTAAGATGTGCTTTGTTTCTTCTCTGAAAAAGTATCACGAG ATCAATCACGCGCTGCCCGATCGTATAGTTGTTTACCGTGATGGTGTCGGTGATGGACAATTGAAGACTGTGGCTGGGTATGAAGTGCAACAGCTCTCCGAGTGTTTTGTCCACTTTGGTGGTAACTATCACCCCAAGATGGCAGTGGTGATCGTGTCAAAGAGAATCAACGCACGAATCTTTGCAGCTCAG GGAGGTGGGCCCAGGCCCAAACTTGATAACCCCGGTCCCGGCACCATACTGGACCACACAATCACAAGGAGAGACTG GTACGACTTTTACCTCGTCAGTCAGCATGTACGGCAGGGAACAGTTACCCCAACCCGTTACATTATTGTACACGACAAGTCAGAGTTGAAACCAGATTACATGCAAAG GTTATCGTACAAGCTTACCCATCTCTATTACAACTGGCCTGGTACAGTCAGGGTGCCTGCTCCATGTCAG tACGCCCACAAGCTAGCTTACCTTGTTGGTCAGAACATCCACAATGAACCGTCACATGATCTATCTGATCGTCTGTTCTTCTTGTAA